From the Desulfovibrio sp. JY genome, one window contains:
- a CDS encoding methyl-accepting chemotaxis protein has product MKRPLLFAVLIANAVLLVASALAGGILSYCLLGLAFVLVSGFLLWAQGRLETMFTCITRMFASVASATFDCILEDDPLLRADALRESILPHEKAIKERLSKDEAMLGNIITPMAIVGEDGKIKWVNQHMVRLTENDGTPESHVGKSFSRFFYNEERETIADKAIRERSRQSSKTEFDTHKGNRKYISIFSTPILDFDDNLIGGFVSVADFTGVVLKERTITEQNHRIAQGVSEATAVAESLADAAEQMTSHISQSTEGMEEQRSRTAEVATAIEEMNATILEVARNAGDAAATASKANAMATTGADLVAKVISVMESVNVKAAGLKSEMQDLGGQAQGIGQIMQVISDIADQTNLLALNAAIEAARAGEAGRGFAVVADEVRKLAEKTMTATKEVSNYIRAIQESARRNMSATDETTQGIEDADNLAHEAGDALHQILNFVEKTSDQVRGIATAAEQQSATSEEINRSTDHINRIAEDTAGSMTQTSDAVTSLAHLASDLKTSMTRMRLE; this is encoded by the coding sequence ATGAAACGTCCGTTGCTGTTCGCCGTCCTTATCGCCAACGCCGTCCTCCTTGTGGCAAGCGCCCTGGCCGGCGGTATCCTTTCCTATTGTCTCCTGGGGCTTGCCTTCGTCCTCGTCTCGGGCTTCCTGCTGTGGGCCCAGGGACGCCTGGAAACGATGTTTACCTGTATCACCCGCATGTTCGCCTCGGTCGCCTCCGCCACCTTCGACTGCATACTGGAAGACGACCCCCTGCTCCGCGCCGATGCCCTGCGCGAATCCATCCTGCCCCATGAAAAGGCCATCAAGGAACGCCTGAGCAAGGACGAAGCCATGCTCGGCAACATCATCACGCCCATGGCCATCGTCGGGGAAGATGGCAAGATCAAATGGGTCAACCAGCACATGGTGCGCCTGACGGAAAACGACGGCACGCCGGAAAGCCACGTCGGTAAGAGCTTCTCCCGCTTCTTCTACAACGAGGAGCGCGAGACCATAGCCGACAAGGCCATCCGCGAACGCTCCCGCCAGAGTTCCAAGACGGAATTCGACACCCACAAGGGCAACCGCAAATACATCAGCATCTTCTCCACCCCTATCCTGGACTTCGACGACAACCTCATCGGCGGCTTCGTGTCCGTGGCCGACTTCACGGGCGTGGTGCTCAAGGAACGCACCATCACCGAGCAAAACCACCGCATCGCCCAGGGCGTGTCCGAAGCCACGGCCGTGGCCGAGTCCCTGGCCGACGCGGCCGAGCAGATGACCAGCCATATTTCCCAGTCCACCGAAGGCATGGAGGAGCAGCGCTCCCGAACGGCCGAAGTGGCCACGGCCATCGAAGAGATGAACGCCACGATCCTCGAGGTGGCCAGAAACGCCGGGGACGCCGCCGCGACGGCCAGCAAGGCCAATGCCATGGCCACCACCGGCGCGGACCTCGTGGCCAAGGTCATAAGCGTCATGGAGTCGGTCAACGTCAAGGCGGCCGGGCTCAAATCCGAAATGCAGGATCTTGGCGGCCAGGCCCAGGGCATCGGCCAGATCATGCAGGTCATCTCCGATATCGCCGATCAGACCAACCTGCTGGCGCTCAATGCCGCCATCGAAGCGGCCCGGGCCGGCGAGGCCGGACGGGGATTCGCGGTGGTGGCCGACGAGGTGCGCAAGCTCGCCGAAAAGACCATGACCGCCACCAAAGAGGTGAGCAACTACATCCGGGCCATCCAGGAAAGCGCCCGGCGCAACATGTCCGCCACCGACGAGACCACCCAGGGCATCGAGGACGCCGACAACCTGGCCCACGAAGCCGGCGACGCCCTGCACCAGATCCTCAATTTCGTGGAAAAAACCTCGGATCAGGTGCGCGGCATCGCCACAGCCGCCGAACAGCAGTCCGCCACCTCCGAGGAAATCAACCGCTCCACCGACCACATCAACCGCATCGCCGAGGATACCGCCGGGTCCATGACCCAGACGTCCGACGCCGTGACGAGCCTGGCCCATCTGGCCTCGGACCTCAAGACGTCCATGACCCGTATGCGGTTGGAATAA
- a CDS encoding TraR/DksA C4-type zinc finger protein: protein MDTTQSETYARLLEEAGRFHGDVCRGIRIGTRMTMAGLREIGITDPKGADRKDLIVFVEIDRCATDAIMALTGCRPGKRTMKVLDYGKMAATFVNLRTGAAVRVAAREDGPDKDADPALLATIPDEALFRLTPVAVPLRPEDLPGRPVRACLCARCGESVLDGREIVSGGETLCRPCFEGRCYYASPA, encoded by the coding sequence ATGGATACAACGCAATCCGAGACCTACGCCCGTCTGCTCGAAGAGGCGGGCCGCTTTCACGGCGACGTCTGCCGGGGCATCCGGATCGGCACCCGCATGACCATGGCCGGCCTGCGGGAAATCGGCATCACCGACCCCAAGGGCGCGGACCGCAAGGATTTGATCGTGTTCGTGGAAATCGACCGCTGCGCCACGGACGCCATCATGGCCCTGACCGGCTGCCGGCCCGGCAAGCGCACCATGAAGGTGCTCGATTACGGCAAGATGGCGGCCACCTTCGTCAACCTGCGCACCGGGGCCGCCGTGCGCGTGGCCGCGCGCGAGGACGGCCCGGACAAGGACGCCGATCCGGCGCTTCTCGCCACGATCCCCGACGAGGCGCTTTTCCGCCTGACCCCGGTTGCCGTGCCCCTGCGCCCCGAGGACCTGCCCGGCCGGCCGGTGCGGGCCTGCCTGTGCGCGCGCTGCGGTGAATCGGTCCTCGACGGGCGCGAGATTGTCTCCGGCGGGGAGACGCTCTGCCGGCCCTGCTTCGAGGGGCGCTGTTATTATGCATCGCCGGCCTGA